In a single window of the Raphanus sativus cultivar WK10039 chromosome 9, ASM80110v3, whole genome shotgun sequence genome:
- the LOC108826215 gene encoding F-box/LRR-repeat protein 13-like has translation MDQNDEKRHRFKRSRSEVDWISSLPDCLLSQILSNLPTNDVVKTSTLSTRWRNLWKQVPSLDLTIIDFPDHTTTFVPFLDTFLDLNNSCLHKFKLKYDCDGEIDHLSRWINTLVKRKVKHIDVIDDSFASWDFPIPTTLYTCESLVSLKLSGMTLPNPDLVSLPSLKTIYLTIAKFADELALERLISRCPVLESLGIERSFCDDVVVLRVRSRSLLRFSHFSDCSDDLDEELVVEIDAPRLEYLQVGDHRVASFVLKNVASLVEADIDTVFSFNYDKSFDPNDAEKRSVIRGFLVGISRVKDLTIASSTLEVIYDYSRCEPLPLFRNLTFLRVEFYGYRWEMLPVFLESCPNLKSLVVGSIRGREKEGVNILFQPQRLLSSLEYVKIERPLKGEAREMKLVSYLLGNSRILKKLTLFLDVSIKAEESVVLLKELLTIPRLSTSCQVVVP, from the exons ATGGATCAAAACGACGAGAAACGTCACCGTTTCAAAAGATCGAGGAGTGAAGTCGATTGGATAAGCAGCTTACCAGACTGCTTGCTATCACAGATCCTCTCGAACCTCCCCACGAACGACGTGGTCAAGACCAGCACCCTATCCACCAGATGGAGAAACCTCTGGAAACAAGTACCTTCTCTAGATTTAACGATCATCGATTTCCCAGACCACACCACCACGTTCGTACCGTTCCTCGATACCTTCCTCGATCTCAACAACTCGTGCTTACACAAGTTCAAGTTAAAGTACGACTGCGACGGAGAGATCGATCATCTCAGCCGTTGGATCAACACTCTCGTTAAACGTAAAGTGAAACACATCGATGTTATAGACGACTCGTTCGCCAGCTGGGATTTCCCGATCCCGACGACGCTCTACACGTGCGAGAGTTTAGTCTCTCTAAAGCTCTCCGGAATGACTCTACCTAATCCAGACCTAGTTTCGTTACCTTCTCTCAAGACTATTTATCTAACGATAGCTAAGTTCGCTGACGAGTTAGCGTTGGAGAGGCTAATCTCGCGGTGTCCGGTTTTGGAAAGCTTAGGAATCGAGAGGAGTTTTTGCGACGACGTTGTGGTTTTGCGCGTGCGGTCTCGGTCTCTGCTGAGGTTTAGTCATTTTTCGGACTGTTCTGATGATTTGGACGAGGAGCTTGTGGTTGAGATCGATGCTCCTCGGCTTGAGTATTTGCAGGTTGGTGATCATCGTGTTGCGAGTTTTGTATTGAAGAACGTGGCTTCTCTTGTTGAAGCTGATATCGATACTGTGTTTAGCTTTAATTATGATAAGAGTTTCGATCCGAATGATGCGGAAAAGAGGAGTGTGATTCGTGGTTTTCTTGTGGGGATCTCTAGGGTTAAAGATCTGACCATCGCCTCGAGTACGCTTGAG GTCATTTATGATTACTCAAGATGTGAGCCACTACCTTTATTCCGTAACCTGACGTTCTTGCGTGTTGAGTTCTACGGCTACAGGTGGGAGATGTTGCCCGTCTTTCTTGAGAGCTGTCCGAATCTGAAGTCTCTTGTCGTG GGATCTATTAGAGGTCGGGAGAAGGAAGGAGTTAATATTTTGTTCCAGCCTCAGCGTCTCCTATCTTCTTTGGAGTATGTTAAGATAGAGAGGCCGTTGAAAGGGGAGGCGAGGGAGATGAAGCTAGTGAGTTACTTACTTGGGAACTCGAGGATCCTCAAGAAACTGACCTTATTCTTGGATGTTTCCATAAAGGCAGAAGAATCTGTCGTCCTTCTCAAAGAACTCCTTACCATTCCAAGACTCTCTACATCATGTCAAGTTGTCGTTCCATAA